A single window of Longimicrobiaceae bacterium DNA harbors:
- a CDS encoding acyl-CoA dehydrogenase family protein, producing the protein MAADKPSLTRELFGGDIDDAILFPYPRISPDEDRRVTAFIAELREYCETKLDREWIDENERIPDEVIEDLKRMGLFGISIPAEYGGMGLSQSAYCRVFEFVTGYDVGLAIMLGVHLSIGIKGIQLAGSEAQKALYLPKAAMGEWFASFALTEPEAGSDAAGIKSRAVLSEDGEHWMLNGSKIWIGNGSFSEVIVAFAQTPVERDGETTDRVTAFILRPDMPGFERGPALRKMGARGSNQAELYFRDVKVPRENVLGEPGEGFKIAMRVLNSGRQGLSAGAAGGVKQCLRMATAWAKEREQFGAPLASYELIQGKLAATAADAFTAESVAYFTTGLNDRGDVDYALESAAAKVWNSEALDRAVDEMVQIAGGRGFVKGYPYERMYRDARITRIFEGTNEILRLFVGMSGMQGPGEYLKEVGAALREPIRQIGLLTDFAADRVRLALGGGEPGIEAEVDPRLRKHFDYLVEHTRDLRIAVERALRRHGRKIVERQFLVARIADMAIELYVRAATLSRTQAILAAQNAGEAWAPALTSTRVELTGEGVDRILRLCDLACQRSGLRFRAARAQLNDARDALLMEVAKDVIDTADAPSGPRPRRKPKAPAPKKR; encoded by the coding sequence ATGGCCGCAGACAAACCGTCGCTGACGCGTGAGCTGTTCGGCGGCGACATCGACGACGCGATCCTCTTCCCGTACCCGCGCATCTCGCCAGACGAGGACCGGCGCGTCACGGCGTTCATCGCCGAGCTGCGCGAGTACTGCGAGACGAAGCTGGACCGCGAGTGGATCGACGAGAACGAGCGCATCCCAGACGAGGTGATCGAGGACCTGAAGCGCATGGGCCTGTTCGGCATCTCCATCCCCGCGGAATACGGGGGGATGGGACTGTCGCAGAGCGCGTACTGCCGCGTCTTCGAGTTCGTGACGGGCTACGACGTGGGTCTCGCCATCATGCTGGGCGTGCACCTCTCCATCGGCATCAAGGGCATCCAGCTCGCCGGGAGCGAGGCGCAGAAGGCGCTCTATCTCCCGAAGGCGGCGATGGGCGAGTGGTTCGCCTCGTTCGCGCTTACGGAGCCGGAGGCGGGCAGTGACGCGGCGGGCATCAAGAGTCGCGCGGTGCTGTCGGAAGATGGGGAGCACTGGATGCTGAACGGGTCGAAGATCTGGATCGGCAACGGCTCGTTCTCGGAGGTGATCGTGGCGTTTGCGCAGACGCCGGTGGAGCGGGATGGAGAGACGACCGACCGCGTGACGGCGTTCATCCTGCGGCCCGACATGCCGGGCTTCGAGCGCGGGCCGGCGCTGCGGAAGATGGGCGCGCGCGGCAGCAACCAGGCGGAGCTGTATTTCCGCGACGTGAAGGTGCCGCGCGAGAACGTGCTGGGCGAGCCGGGCGAGGGCTTCAAGATCGCCATGCGCGTGCTCAACTCCGGCCGCCAGGGCCTCTCGGCCGGCGCGGCGGGGGGGGTCAAGCAGTGCCTGCGGATGGCGACCGCGTGGGCGAAGGAGCGCGAGCAGTTCGGCGCGCCGCTCGCCAGCTACGAGCTGATCCAGGGCAAGCTCGCGGCGACGGCGGCCGACGCGTTCACGGCCGAGAGCGTGGCGTACTTCACCACGGGCCTGAACGACCGGGGCGACGTGGACTACGCGCTGGAGTCGGCCGCAGCGAAGGTGTGGAACAGCGAGGCGCTGGACCGCGCGGTCGACGAGATGGTGCAGATCGCGGGCGGGCGCGGCTTCGTGAAGGGCTACCCGTACGAGCGGATGTACCGCGACGCGCGCATCACCCGCATCTTCGAGGGCACCAACGAGATCCTGCGCCTCTTCGTGGGGATGTCGGGCATGCAGGGCCCGGGCGAGTACCTCAAGGAGGTGGGCGCGGCGCTGCGCGAGCCCATCCGCCAGATCGGGCTGCTGACGGACTTCGCGGCCGACCGGGTGCGGCTGGCGCTGGGCGGCGGCGAGCCCGGCATAGAGGCCGAGGTGGACCCGCGGCTGCGCAAGCACTTCGACTACTTGGTGGAGCACACGCGCGACCTGCGCATCGCGGTGGAGCGGGCGCTCCGGCGGCACGGGCGGAAGATCGTGGAGCGGCAGTTCCTGGTCGCCCGCATCGCCGACATGGCCATCGAGCTGTACGTGCGCGCGGCCACGCTGTCGCGCACGCAGGCGATCCTCGCCGCGCAGAACGCGGGCGAGGCGTGGGCGCCCGCGCTCACCAGCACGCGCGTGGAACTCACGGGCGAGGGTGTGGACCGCATCCTCCGGCTGTGCGACCTGGCCTGCCAGCGCTCCGGCCTGCGCTTCCGCGCCGCCCGCGCGCAGCTCAATGACGCCCGCGACGCGCTGCTGATGGAGGTCGCGAAGGACGTCATCGACACCGCCGACGCGCCGTCCGGCCCTCGCCCGCGCCGCAAGCCGAAGGCGCCCGCGCCGAAGAAGCGCTGA
- a CDS encoding aldo/keto reductase gives MADTKKLDAGQSGTFSLGGDLSVNRLGFGAMRITGEGVWGPPRDRQEALAVLRRVPELGIDLIDTAESYGPHVSEELIAEALHPYPEGLVIATKGGLERTGPNEWPVNGRPERLREGLEGSLRRLNLERIDLWQLHRIDPDVPEDEQFGAMVEFQREGKVRHLGLSEVTVEQIERARKHFQVVSVQNRYNLADREWEGVLDYCEREGIAFIPWFPLAVGKLAEGGGPVAKVAEAHGAAPSQVALAWLLRRSPVMLPIPGTSRVKHLEENVAGAGIELTDEEFGSI, from the coding sequence ATGGCGGATACGAAGAAGCTGGATGCGGGACAGAGCGGGACGTTCTCGCTGGGCGGCGATCTGAGCGTGAACCGGCTGGGCTTCGGGGCGATGCGCATCACCGGCGAGGGCGTGTGGGGCCCGCCGCGCGACCGGCAGGAGGCGCTGGCGGTGCTGCGGCGCGTGCCGGAGCTGGGCATCGACCTGATCGACACCGCGGAGTCGTACGGCCCGCACGTGAGCGAGGAGCTGATCGCCGAGGCGCTGCATCCGTACCCCGAGGGGCTGGTGATCGCCACCAAGGGCGGGCTGGAGCGCACGGGCCCCAACGAGTGGCCGGTGAACGGCCGTCCCGAGCGGCTGCGCGAGGGGCTGGAGGGCAGCCTGCGCCGCCTGAACCTGGAGCGCATCGACCTGTGGCAGCTCCACCGCATCGACCCCGATGTGCCCGAGGACGAGCAGTTCGGCGCGATGGTGGAGTTCCAGCGCGAGGGGAAGGTGCGCCACCTGGGCCTCTCGGAGGTGACGGTGGAGCAGATCGAGCGGGCGCGGAAGCACTTCCAGGTCGTATCGGTGCAGAACCGGTACAACCTGGCGGACCGCGAGTGGGAGGGCGTGCTGGACTACTGCGAACGCGAGGGCATCGCCTTCATTCCGTGGTTCCCGCTGGCCGTGGGCAAGCTCGCCGAGGGCGGCGGGCCCGTCGCGAAGGTGGCGGAGGCGCACGGCGCAGCCCCGTCGCAGGTGGCGCTCGCGTGGCTGCTCCGCCGCTCGCCGGTGATGCTGCCCATTCCCGGCACGTCGCGCGTGAAGCACCTGGAGGAGAACGTGGCCGGCGCGGGGATCGAGCTCACGGACGAGGAGTTCGGGAGCATCTGA